A region from the Dendropsophus ebraccatus isolate aDenEbr1 chromosome 1, aDenEbr1.pat, whole genome shotgun sequence genome encodes:
- the LOC138785253 gene encoding zona pellucida sperm-binding protein 3-like, translated as MVVMVKRDFYGNGKLVKPSDLSLGSCPPGAQTTDPNVMFEADLQDCGSSLEMTPDWLIYSVNLRYTPSSPRNVPITRFNSAVVPIHCYYPRHGNVSSKAIKPTWIPFSSTVTSEERLAFSLRLMTADWSAPSPSLVFQLGDMFYIEASLDTQNHAPMILFVDSCVATITPDVTSTPRYEIISKNGCLMDGMQEDSSSVFVSPRPQADTLRFIVDAFRFTDSAVSLIYITCSLRAAAIDQTPDPVNKACSYNKASSSWSPVEGPSGICQCCATGNCAAPTGPRSAWGSYLGRPRGLGKRDVGSQVEEHGQATLGPLLVTGAKPDQGSRAGTAQASRMGAGQEPLQLWVLVAIGSVTTVVVAVALTVVGKCLLRRFTAKESV; from the exons atggtggtgatggtgaagaGAGACTTCTATGGTAATGGTAAACTGGTGAAGCCCTCAGACCTGTCCCTGGGTTCCTGCCCCCCTGGAGCTCAGACTACTGACCCCAATGTGATGTTTGAAGCTGATCTCCAAGACTGTGGGAGCAGCTTAGAG ATGACTCCAGACTGGCTGATCTACAGCGTCAACCTGCGctacacccccagctcccccagaaatgtgcccatcaccaggttCAACTCTGCTGTGGTTCCCATCCATTGTTACTACCCGCG GCATGGTAATGTGAGCAGTAAGGCCATCAAGCCAACATGGATCCCATTCAGCAGCACCGTGACCTCAGAAGAGCGACTGGCCTTCTCCTTGCGTCTCATGACTG CTGACTGGAGCGCTCCCAGTCCATCACTGGTCTTCCAGCTTGGTGACATGTTCTACATAGAAGCCTCTCTGGACACTCAGAACCATGCCCCGATGATCCTGTTTGTGGACAGTTGTGTGGCCACCATTACCCCAGATGTGACCTCCACTCCTCGCTATGAGATCATCTCTAAAAATGG GTGCTTGATGGACGGGATGCAAGAAGATTCATCTTCAGTATTTGTTTCTCCAAGACCTCAAGCAGACACGCTTCGCTTTATAGTGGATGCCTTCAGGTTCACAGACAGTGCAGTCTCCCTG ATCTATATCACCTGTTCTCTGAGAGCTGCTGCCATTGACCAGACTCCTGACCCAGTGAACAAGGCCTGCTCCTACAACAAGGCCTCCAGCAG CTGGTCACCTGTAGAAGGccctagtgggatctgccagtgctGTGCCACCGGGAACTGTGCTGCTCCTACAGGCCCCAGATCAGCATGGGGCTCATACCTTGGGAGGCCAAGAGGACTTGGGAAGAGAGATGTTG GTTCTCAGGTGGAGGAGCACGGCCAGGCCACACTAGGTCCTCTTCTAGTGACTGGAGCGAAGCCTGaccaggggtccagagcaggaacTGCCCAAGCTTCCAGGATGGGTGCGGGCCAGGAACCTCTCCAGCTGTGGGTGCTGGTGGCCATTGGATCTGTCACCACAGTGGTTGTTGCTGTTGCTCTTACTGTGGTGGGAAAATGTCTTCTGAGGAGATTTACTGCTAAAGAATCTGTGTAG
- the LOC138785264 gene encoding zona pellucida sperm-binding protein 3-like, which translates to MVVMVKRDFYGNGKLVRPSDLSLGSCPPGAQTTDPNVMFEADLQDCGSSLEMTPDWLIYSVNLRYTPSSPRNVPITRFNSAVVPIHCYYPRHGNVSSKAIKPTWIPFSSTVTSEERLAFSLHLMTADWSAPSQSLVFQLGDMFYIEASLDTQNHAPMILFVDSCVATITPDVTSTPRYEIISNNGCLMDGMQEDSSSVFVSPRPQADTLRFIVDAFRFTDSAVSLIYITCSLRAAAIDQTPDPVNKACSYNKASSSWSPVEGPSGICQCCTTGNCAAPTGPRSAWGSYLGRPRGLGKRDVGSKVEEHGLATLGPLLVTGAKPNQEAREGTAQASRMGAGQEPLQLLVLVAIGSVTTVVVAVALTVVGKCLLMRFTAKESV; encoded by the exons atggtggtgatggtgaagaGAGACTTCTATGGTAATGGTAAGCTGGTGAGGCCCTCAGACCTGTCCCTGGGTTCCTGCCCCCCTGGAGCTCAGACTACTGACCCCAATGTGATGTTTGAAGCTGATCTCCAAGACTGTGGGAGCAGCTTAGAG ATGACTCCAGACTGGCTGATCTATAGCGTTAACCTGCGctacacccccagctcccccagaaatgtgcccatcaccaggttCAACTCTGCTGTGGTTCCCATCCATTGTTACTACCCGCG ACATGGTAATGTGAGCAGTAAGGCCATCAAGCCAACATGGATCCCATTTAGCAGCACTGTGACTTCAGAAGAACGGCTGGCCTTCTCCTTGCATCTCATGACTG CGGACTGGAGCGCTCCCAGTCAATCACTGGTCTTCCAGCTTGGTGACATGTTCTACATAGAAGCCTCTCTGGACACTCAGAACCATGCCCCGATGATCCTGTTTGTGGACAGTTGTGTGGCCACCATTACCCCAGATGTGACCTCCACTCCTCGCTATGAGATCATCTCTAACAATGG GTGCTTGATGGATGGGATGCAAGAAGACTCCTCTTCAGTCTTTGTTTCTCCAAGACCTCAAGCAGACACTCTACGCTTCATAGTGGATGCCTTCAGGTTTACAGACAGTGCCGTCTCTCTG ATCTATATCACCTGTTCTCTGAGAGCTGCTGCCATTGACCAGACCCCTGACCCAGTGAACAAGGCCTGCTCCTACAACAAGGCCTCCAGCAG CTGGTCACCTGTGGAAGGccctagtgggatctgccagtgctGCACCACTGGGAACTGTGCTGCTCCTACAGGCCCCAGATCAGCATGGGGCTCGTACCTTGGGAGGCCGAGAGGACTTGGGAAGAGAGATGTAG GCTCAAAGGTAGAGGAACACGGCCTGGCCACATTGGGTCCTCTTCTAGTGACTGGAGCTAAGCCTAACCAGGAGGCCAGAGAAGGAACCGCCCAAGCTTCCAGGATGGGTGCAGGCCAGgaacctctccagctgttggtGCTGGTGGCCATCGGATCTGTCACTACAGTGGTTGTCGCTGTTGCCCTTACTGTGGTGGGAAAATGTCTTCTGATGAGGTTTACTGCTAAAGAATCTGTATAG
- the LOC138785256 gene encoding zona pellucida sperm-binding protein 3-like yields the protein MVVMVKRDFYGNGKLVRPSDLSLGSCPSGAQTTDPNVMFEADLQDCGSSLEMTPDWLIYSVNLRYTPSSPRNVPITRFNSAVVPIHCYYPRHGNVSSKAIKPTWIPFSSTVTSEERLAFSLRLMTADWSAPSPSLVFQLGDMFYIEASLDTQNHAPMILFVDSCVATITPDVTSTPRYEIISNNGCLMDGMQEDSSSVFVSPRPQADTLRFIVDAFRFTDSAVSLIYITCSLRAAAIDQTPDPVNKACSYNKASSSWSPVEGSSGICQCCATGNCAAPTGPRSAWGSYLGRPRGLGKRDVGSQVEEHGQATLGPLLVTGVKPNQESRAGTAQASRMGAGQEPLQLWVLVAIGSVTTVVVAVALTVVGELTFFHKTNICLPFFPQWYRQEMDSDSPTVFIAPKYLNKGALLSVPVNRKVELPNEQSKLAYPLVP from the exons atggtggtgatggtgaagaGAGACTTCTATGGTAATGGTAAGCTGGTGAGGCCCTCAGACCTGTCCCTGGGTTCCTGCCCCTCTGGAGCTCAGACTACTGACCCCAATGTGATGTTTGAAGCTGATCTCCAAGACTGTGGGAGCAGCTTAGAG ATGACTCCTGACTGGCTGATCTATAGTGTTAACCTGCGctacacccccagctcccccagaaaTGTGCCTATCACCAGGTTCAACTCTGCTGTGGTTCCCATCCATTGTTACTACCCACG GCATGGTAATGTGAGCAGTAAGGCCATCAAGCCAACATGGATCCCATTCAGCAGCACAGTGACCTCAGAAGAGCGGCTGGCCTTCTCCTTGCGTCTCATGACTG CTGACTGGAGCGCTCCCAGTCCATCACTGGTCTTCCAGCTTGGTGACATGTTCTACATAGAAGCCTCTCTGGACACTCAGAACCATGCCCCGATGATCCTGTTTGTGGACAGTTGTGTGGCCACCATTACCCCAGATGTGACCTCCACTCCTCGCTATGAGATCATCTCTAACAATGG GTGCTTGATGGACGGGATGCAAGAAGATTCTTCTTCAGTCTTTGTTTCTCCAAGACCTCAAGCAGACACGCTTCGCTTTATAGTGGATGCCTTCAGGTTCACAGACAGTGCAGTCTCCCTG ATCTACATAACCTGTTCCCTGAGAGCTGCTGCCATTGACCAGACTCCTGACCCAGTGAACAAGGCCTGCTCCTACAACAAGGCCTCCAGCAG CTGGTCACCTGTGGAAGGTtctagtgggatctgccagtgctGTGCCACCGGGAACTGTGCTGCTCCTACAGGCCCCAGATCAGCATGGGGCTCGTACCTTGGGAGGCCGAGAGGACTTGGGAAGAGAGATGTTG GTTCTCAGGTGGAGGAACACGGCCAGGCCACACTGGGTCCTCTTCTAGTGACTGGAGTTAAGCCTAACCAGGAGTCCAGAGCAGGAACTGCCCAAGCTTCCAGGATGGGTGCAGGCCAGGAACCTCTCCAGCTGTGGGTGCTGGTGGCCATCGGCTCTGTCACCACAGTGGTTGTTGCTGTTGCTCTTACTGTGGTGGGAGAAT TGACCTTCTTCCATAAGACCAACATCTGCCTCCCATTTTTCCCTCAATGGTATAGACAGGAAATGGATTCTGACTCCCCTACAGTATTCATAG CGCCTAAATACCTTAATAAAGGcgccctgctgtctgtacctgtcaATCGTAAGGTGGAGCTTCCTAATGAGCAAAGTAAACTCGCCTATCCTCTTGTCCCATAG
- the LOC138785261 gene encoding zona pellucida sperm-binding protein 3-like: MVVMVKRDFYGNGKLVRPSDLSLGSCPPGAQTTDPNVMFEADLQDCGSSLEITPDWLIYSVNLLYTPSSPRNVPIIRFNSAVVPIHCYYPRHGNVSSKAIKPTWIPFSSTVTSEERLAFSLRLMTADWSAPSPSLVFQLGDMFYIEASLDTQNHAPMILFVDSCVATITPDVTSTPRYEIISNNGCLMDGMQDDSSSVFVSPRPQADTLRFIVDAFRFTDSAVSLIYITCSLRAAAIDQTPDPVNKACSYNKASSSWSPVEGPSGICQCCATGNCAAPTGPRSAWGSYLGRPRGLGKRDVGSKVEEHGQATLGPLLVTGAKPNQESREGTAQASRMGAGQEPLQLWVLVAIGSVTTVVVVVALTVVGKCLLRRFTTKESV; the protein is encoded by the exons atggtggtgatggtgaagaGAGACTTCTATGGTAATGGTAAGCTGGTGAGGCCCTCAGACCTGTCCCTGGGTTCCTGCCCCCCTGGAGCTCAGACTACTGACCCCAATGTGATGTTTGAAGCTGATCTCCAAGACTGTGGGAGCAGCTTAGAG ATAACTCCAGACTGGCTGATCTACAGCGTTAACCTGCTctacacccccagctcccccagaaaTGTGCCCATTATCAGGTTCAACTCTGCTGTGGTTCCCATCCATTGTTACTACCCGCG ACATGGTAATGTGAGCAGTAAGGCCATCAAGCCAACATGGATCCCATTCAGCAGTACCGTGACCTCAGAAGAGCGACTGGCCTTCTCCTTGCGTCTCATGACTG CGGACTGGAGTGCTCCCAGTCCATCACTGGTCTTCCAGCTTGGTGACATGTTCTACATAGAAGCCTCTCTGGACACTCAGAACCATGCCCCGATGATCCTGTTTGTGGACAGTTGTGTGGCCACCATTACCCCAGATGTGACCTCCACTCCTCGCTATGAGATCATCTCTAACAATGG GTGCTTGATGGACGGGATGCAAGATGATTCCTCTTCAGTCTTTGTTTCTCCAAGACCTCAAGCAGACACGCTTCGCTTCATAGTGGATGCCTTCAGGTTCACGGACAGCGCCGTCTCTCTG ATCTATATCACCTGTTCTCTGAGAGCTGCTGCCATTGACCAGACCCCTGATCCAGTGAACAAGGCCTGCTCCTACAACAAGGCATCCAGCAG CTGGTCACCTGTAGAAGGccctagtgggatctgccagtgctGTGCCACCGGGAACTGTGCTGCTCCTACAGGCCCCAGATCAGCATGGGGCTCATACCTTGGGAGGCCGAGAGGACTTGGGAAGCGAGATGTTG GCTCAAAGGTGGAGGAGCACGGCCAGGCCACACTGGGTCCTCTTCTAGTGACTGGAGCTAAGCCTAACCAGGAGTCCAGAGAAGGAACCGCCCAAGCTTCCAGGATGGGTGCAGGCCAGGAACCTCTCCAGCTGTGGGTGCTGGTGGCCATTGGATCTGTCACCACagtggttgttgttgttgctctTACTGTGGTGGGAAAATGTCTTCTGAGAAGGTTTACTACTAAAGAATCTGTGTAG
- the LOC138785249 gene encoding zona pellucida sperm-binding protein 3-like yields the protein MVVMVKRDFYGNGKLVRPSDLSLGSCPPGAQTTDPNVMFEADLQDCGSSLEMTPDWLIYSVNLRYTPSSPRNVPITRFNSAVVPIHCYYTRHGNVSSKAIKPTWIPFSSTATSEERLAFSLRLMTVDWSAPSPSLVFQLGDMFYIEASLDTQNHAPMILFVDSCVATITPDVTSTPRYEIISNNGCLMDGMQEDSSSVFVTPRPQADTLRFIVDAFRFTDSAVSLIYITCSLRAAAIDQTPDPVNKACSYNKASSSWSPVKGPSGICQCCATGNCAAPTGPRSAWGSSFGRPRGLGKRDVGSQVEEHGLATLGPLLVTGAKPNQGSRAGTAQASRMGAGQEPLQLWVLAAIGSVSTVVVAVGLTVVLKCLLRRLKAKELV from the exons atggtggtgatggtgaagaGAGACTTCTATGGTAATGGTAAGCTGGTGAGGCCCTCAGACCTGTCCCTGGGTTCCTGCCCCCCTGGAGCTCAGACTACTGACCCCAATGTGATGTTTGAAGCTGATCTCCAAGACTGTGGGAGCAGCTTAGAG ATGACTCCAGACTGGCTGATCTACAGCGTCAACCTGCGctacacccccagctcccccagaaatgtgcccatcaccaggttCAACTCTGCCGTGGTTCCCATCCATTGTTACTACACGCG ACATGGTAATGTGAGCAGTAAGGCCATCAAGCCAACATGGATCCCATTCAGCAGCACCGCAACCTCAGAAGAGCGGCTGGCCTTCTCCTTGCGTCTCATGACTG TTGACTGGAGCGCTCCCAGTCCATCACTGGTCTTTCAGCTTGGTGACATGTTCTACATAGAAGCCTCTCTGGACACTCAGAACCACGCCCCGATGATCCTGTTTGTGGACAGTTGTGTGGCCACCATTACCCCAGATGTCACCTCCACTCCTCGCTATGAGATCATCTCTAACAATGG GTGCTTGATGGACGGGATGCAAGAAGATTCCTCTTCAGTCTTTGTTACTCCAAGACCTCAAGCAGACACTCTACGCTTCATAGTGGATGCCTTCAGGTTCACAGACAGTGCCGTCTCCCTG ATCTATATAACCTGTTCCCTGAGAGCTGCTGCCATTGACCAGACCCCTGACCCAGTGAACAAGGCCTGCTCCTACAACAAGGCCTCCAGCAG CTGGTCACCTGTAAAAGGccctagtgggatctgccagtgctGTGCCACCGGGAACTGTGCTGCTCCTACAGGCCCCAGATCAGCATGGGGCTCGTCCTTTGGGAGGCCAAGAGGACTTGGGAAGAGAGATGTTG GTTCTCAAGTGGAGGAACACGGCCTGGCCACACTGGGTCCTCTTCTAGTGACTGGAGCTAAGCCTAaccaggggtccagagcaggaacTGCCCAAGCTTCCAGGATGGGTGCAGGCCAGGAACCTCTCCAGCTGTGGGTGCTGGCGGCCATCGGATCTGTCTCTACAGTGGTTGTTGCTGTTGGTCTTACTGTGGTGCTAAAATGTCTTCTGAGGAGACTTAAAGCTAAAGAATTAGTGTAG